A part of Methanohalobium evestigatum Z-7303 genomic DNA contains:
- a CDS encoding KEOPS complex subunit Pcc1, whose protein sequence is MKINCRIIFEDDESTGIAKFAAYSLQPDNLPSMCTEVDEYGATTYFYTEKITTLISTLDDFLMNTKIAEDVYTSLKKN, encoded by the coding sequence ATGAAGATTAACTGCAGAATCATATTTGAAGATGATGAATCAACAGGGATTGCAAAATTTGCAGCTTATTCCCTGCAGCCGGATAATCTGCCAAGTATGTGTACCGAGGTTGATGAGTATGGAGCAACTACGTATTTTTATACTGAAAAGATAACAACTCTTATTTCAACACTGGACGATTTTCTGATGAACACAAAAATAGCAGAAGATGTCTACACATCCCTGAAGAAAAATTAA
- a CDS encoding YbgA family protein, translating to MEGFITPNIVISKCIEFEVCRYNGQIIKCPFIEKTKPYMNFIPVCPECAIGMGVPREPIDIIIEGNKKRLIQTSTGKDFTEKMHRFNYSYFKSLNNIDGFLLKSKSPSCGIGNVKAYADSKKLKLITTTENGFFGDEVVNYYPSLAREDENSLTDMYRREHFLIKIFTLAKFRKICSFKNLIDFHKNNFLLFKAYNPDEKKIMDNIISKIESNNPVNVVEEYRNHLYKLFVHPPKPNDYIEFMIEIFNQFSNLISNQEKLLFMENIQRYKEGKITLSTNRKLLKSLIQRAGNTSYADQSFFNPYPGKLMETDYII from the coding sequence TTGGAAGGATTCATAACACCCAATATAGTTATAAGCAAATGCATTGAATTTGAAGTCTGCAGGTACAATGGGCAGATTATCAAATGTCCTTTTATTGAAAAAACCAAACCATATATGAATTTCATTCCTGTTTGTCCGGAATGTGCCATCGGTATGGGAGTTCCGCGTGAACCCATAGATATAATAATAGAAGGCAACAAAAAAAGACTTATCCAGACCTCTACCGGCAAAGATTTTACAGAAAAAATGCACAGATTTAATTATTCATATTTTAAATCGCTTAATAATATTGATGGATTCCTTCTCAAATCCAAATCCCCATCCTGCGGGATAGGAAACGTCAAAGCATATGCTGACAGCAAAAAATTAAAACTTATTACAACTACTGAAAACGGTTTTTTTGGAGATGAAGTGGTTAATTATTATCCATCACTTGCCAGAGAAGATGAAAACAGTCTGACGGATATGTACAGGCGTGAACATTTTTTAATAAAAATATTTACTCTGGCTAAATTTAGAAAAATATGCAGTTTCAAAAATCTAATAGATTTCCATAAAAACAACTTCCTGCTGTTTAAAGCCTATAACCCTGATGAAAAAAAGATAATGGACAATATCATCTCAAAAATTGAAAGCAATAATCCTGTTAATGTGGTTGAAGAATATCGCAATCATCTGTACAAATTATTTGTTCATCCACCCAAACCCAATGACTATATAGAGTTTATGATAGAGATATTTAATCAATTCTCCAATCTTATAAGCAACCAAGAAAAATTGCTTTTTATGGAAAATATACAAAGATATAAAGAAGGAAAAATAACGTTGTCAACTAACAGGAAACTCCTGAAATCATTGATACAAAGAGCTGGTAACACATCCTATGCAGACCAGAGTTTTTTCAATCCCTATCCCGGAAAATTAATGGAAACTGATTATATAATATAA
- a CDS encoding serine--tRNA ligase — translation MELKFNIKGSFKTSDDASPATEAIDEFINEANETILKKGAPEGEGANVVDWNVDGSKINITIESGRYVRAHDALLRMRKPLAKKLGKDYRIGIRGIEIDSFNISIPSENQDLGELKIPYVTDIDYNDSVIKLSLDVGESELQNRVPDRILTLMEDKIAALRYGGKAEHWEVLWQSGKKEPKFFDDPTKEMMNRGWIKRGASRGQWIHGPQLAKLFRTFEKIVIEEMLEPLGYKEMMFPKLIPWDVWKKSGHAKGVYPEIYYVCPPKSRDPEYWEEVTDYYNVTHEVPTEKIKEKIGEPIGGLCYAQCPPFWIYLQGETIPTNEFPLKVFDHSGTSHRYESGGIHGIERVDEFHRIEIVWLGTHDQVVSESKALQDKYRHIFDDILDLEWRKAGVTPWFMAQEGLTGTSEQTDVGTIDYEAPLPYRGDDGEWLEFQNVSINGNKYPKGFNVKSQSGDELWSGCSGVGLERWASVFLAQKGLDPENWPDEFVKRFGELPEGIHFL, via the coding sequence ATGGAATTGAAATTTAACATAAAAGGTTCATTCAAAACAAGTGATGATGCTTCACCTGCCACAGAGGCTATTGATGAATTTATCAATGAGGCAAATGAAACCATTCTCAAAAAAGGAGCTCCTGAAGGTGAAGGTGCAAATGTAGTGGACTGGAATGTTGATGGTAGCAAAATCAACATTACCATTGAATCAGGACGGTATGTGAGGGCACATGATGCTCTTTTACGTATGCGGAAACCACTTGCCAAAAAACTGGGTAAAGATTACCGTATCGGAATACGTGGTATTGAAATTGACTCCTTTAATATCAGTATACCTTCAGAAAATCAGGACCTTGGTGAATTGAAGATCCCATATGTTACAGATATTGATTATAATGATAGTGTAATCAAACTCTCACTGGATGTAGGTGAATCTGAACTTCAAAACAGAGTTCCTGACAGGATACTTACTCTGATGGAGGATAAAATTGCAGCCTTGAGATACGGTGGCAAGGCAGAGCACTGGGAAGTTCTGTGGCAGAGTGGGAAAAAAGAACCAAAATTCTTTGATGACCCGACAAAAGAAATGATGAACAGAGGCTGGATTAAAAGAGGTGCCAGTAGGGGACAGTGGATACATGGTCCACAGCTTGCCAAGTTGTTCAGGACGTTTGAAAAAATCGTGATTGAAGAAATGCTTGAACCACTTGGCTACAAAGAAATGATGTTCCCAAAACTGATACCATGGGATGTATGGAAAAAATCAGGGCATGCAAAAGGGGTATATCCTGAAATTTATTATGTCTGTCCGCCAAAATCCAGAGACCCAGAATATTGGGAAGAGGTTACAGATTATTATAATGTAACCCATGAAGTACCCACTGAAAAGATAAAAGAAAAAATCGGTGAGCCAATAGGAGGGTTATGTTATGCACAATGTCCACCCTTCTGGATATATCTACAGGGTGAAACCATACCCACAAATGAGTTCCCTCTGAAAGTGTTTGATCATTCAGGCACATCTCACAGATATGAAAGTGGCGGAATACATGGAATTGAGCGTGTAGATGAATTCCACAGAATAGAGATTGTCTGGCTGGGAACCCATGACCAGGTTGTTAGCGAATCGAAAGCACTTCAGGATAAATACAGACATATATTTGATGATATACTCGATCTTGAATGGAGAAAAGCGGGAGTAACACCCTGGTTCATGGCACAGGAAGGACTTACTGGGACTTCAGAACAGACTGATGTAGGAACCATTGATTATGAAGCTCCTCTGCCTTACAGAGGAGATGATGGAGAATGGCTTGAATTCCAGAATGTAAGTATTAATGGTAATAAATACCCAAAAGGTTTTAATGTGAAAAGCCAATCAGGTGATGAACTATGGTCAGGATGTTCGGGTGTTGGACTTGAGAGATGGGCATCAGTATTTCTTGCACAGAAAGGACTTGACCCAGAAAACTGGCCAGATGAATTTGTGAAAAGGTTCGGTGAATTACCCGAAGGAATTCACTTCCTGTAA
- a CDS encoding 30S ribosomal protein S3ae has protein sequence MARKVQKKLDKWKSKNWYNIEPPEFLSSSYIGVTPAENTKDLLGRVVETTVGQLTNDITKEKTKLRLQIDNVVGDSAKTRFIGHEITTDYLRSIVKRQTSRIDNNVVVTTNDGNKVRVKPICFTVKRAHSSQIKAIRKVMKDVVKARASEVDYGQFIDEAISGKLAANIYRNTKKVYPIRRAEIRKTEVQAEPITA, from the coding sequence TTGGCAAGAAAAGTACAAAAGAAATTAGATAAATGGAAATCCAAAAACTGGTACAACATAGAACCGCCAGAATTTCTCAGTAGTAGTTATATCGGTGTAACACCAGCTGAAAACACCAAAGACCTGCTGGGACGTGTAGTTGAAACAACAGTTGGACAATTAACAAACGACATTACCAAAGAAAAGACCAAACTAAGGCTCCAGATAGATAATGTCGTTGGGGATTCTGCAAAAACAAGGTTTATAGGTCATGAAATCACCACTGATTACCTTCGTTCCATTGTAAAACGTCAAACATCAAGGATAGATAATAATGTTGTTGTAACAACCAACGACGGTAACAAGGTTCGTGTAAAGCCAATATGTTTCACTGTAAAAAGAGCACACTCAAGTCAGATAAAAGCCATCAGAAAAGTAATGAAGGATGTTGTCAAAGCTCGGGCTTCTGAAGTTGATTATGGACAGTTTATCGATGAAGCCATCTCAGGAAAACTTGCTGCCAATATCTACAGGAATACAAAGAAAGTATATCCGATAAGGAGAGCCGAAATCAGGAAAACTGAAGTTCAGGCAGAACCAATAACTGCCTGA
- a CDS encoding single-stranded-DNA-specific exonuclease RecJ gives MTGNSESLDELISTAKQVSETILKYSNVRVVSHNDTDGITSAAIICQALLREKIRYHATIVSRLDESVIEDVNNTISEGDLVIFCDMGSGQPDLISNVSEDTVVIDHHNPEGESTAKAVLNPHFSEIDGSTYLSASGSTYMVAREMDSSNVDLSGLAVTGAIGDKQVFESANEFILDESVKNSVISVKKGLKIGEGDIAQLLENVPEPYLDISGDREKIDEFLSSLNVHGNINDLDSEDFKKLASAITLKIIKNASTEAVESVIGDVYTLNKEPVQDIYEFIRILNACGKVKKGGLGLTLCLRDTSVLDEARQISLEYNRNIVDQIKKAESLIQCGSNIRYLNAESMDSIGIVAGVIIRYMYPDMPVIATNEVEDVVKVSARATHHLIEKGVDLNYAMREAAKLTVGSGGGHNIAAGAAIEKGQVENFINIVDDIIGKQLNPDTESSDED, from the coding sequence TTGACCGGGAACAGCGAATCATTGGATGAATTAATTTCCACTGCAAAGCAGGTTTCTGAAACTATCCTTAAATACAGTAATGTAAGAGTTGTGTCCCATAATGATACCGATGGTATAACATCAGCTGCTATAATCTGTCAGGCACTTTTAAGGGAAAAAATTCGTTATCATGCTACCATTGTCAGCCGTCTGGATGAAAGTGTAATAGAAGATGTTAACAATACAATTTCTGAAGGCGACCTTGTGATTTTTTGTGATATGGGTAGTGGACAGCCCGACCTTATATCTAATGTATCTGAAGATACAGTGGTAATAGATCATCATAATCCTGAAGGTGAATCAACTGCAAAAGCTGTGTTAAACCCTCATTTTTCGGAAATCGATGGCTCAACTTATCTATCTGCATCAGGAAGTACCTATATGGTTGCAAGAGAGATGGATTCATCAAATGTTGACCTATCAGGTCTTGCAGTCACAGGTGCTATAGGTGACAAGCAGGTATTTGAATCTGCAAACGAGTTTATTCTTGATGAATCAGTTAAAAACAGTGTAATATCTGTAAAAAAAGGTTTAAAAATCGGTGAGGGAGATATTGCACAATTACTGGAAAACGTTCCTGAACCTTATCTTGATATATCCGGTGACCGTGAAAAAATCGATGAGTTCTTGAGTTCTTTAAATGTTCACGGTAATATCAATGATTTGGATTCTGAAGATTTTAAAAAACTGGCGTCAGCAATCACGTTAAAGATAATAAAAAATGCCAGTACAGAGGCTGTTGAATCTGTCATCGGTGATGTATATACCCTGAATAAAGAACCTGTCCAGGATATCTATGAATTCATCCGTATCCTTAATGCATGCGGTAAAGTAAAAAAAGGAGGGCTTGGATTAACACTGTGCCTTAGGGATACATCGGTGCTTGATGAAGCACGCCAGATATCATTGGAATATAATAGAAATATAGTAGACCAGATTAAAAAAGCAGAAAGTTTGATTCAATGTGGTAGCAATATCAGGTACTTAAATGCTGAAAGTATGGATTCTATAGGTATTGTTGCAGGTGTAATAATCAGGTATATGTATCCTGATATGCCGGTTATTGCTACAAATGAAGTTGAAGACGTTGTTAAGGTATCAGCACGTGCAACCCATCATCTGATTGAAAAAGGGGTTGACCTGAACTATGCCATGCGAGAAGCAGCAAAACTTACCGTTGGCAGTGGTGGAGGGCATAATATTGCAGCAGGAGCAGCCATTGAAAAGGGACAGGTTGAAAATTTTATAAATATCGTGGATGATATTATAGGAAAACAATTAAATCCAGACACGGAGTCCAGTGATGAAGATTAA